A region of Cellulophaga sp. RHA19 DNA encodes the following proteins:
- the feoB gene encoding ferrous iron transport protein B translates to MSKNINVALIGNPNTGKTSVFNQLTGLKQKVGNYPGITVEKKEGICKLPRGVKAHIIDLPGTYSLNTTSLDESVVVELLLNKNDKDFPDVAVVVTDVENLKRNLLLFTQIKDLKIPAILVINMADRMARKGITLDIPLLEEKLNTKIALVSTRKGVGIDNLKELIADYKNLSTKSNIDTTTIAPEYFNKLRAAFPKEDVYKLWLVITQDVNFMPIEKKRIKDVTSFSIKSNTELKKLQHRETVLRYQFINNILKETYKVDLTVAKGFRATLDKILTHKVYGYLIFFLILLVIFQAIYEWSSYPMDFIDESFAQMSEWTKMTLPAGDFTNLLAEGIIAGIGGVVIFIPQIAFLFLFISLLEESGYMSRVVFLMDKLMRPFGLSGKSVVPLISGTACAIPAVMATRTIENWKERLITILVTPFTTCSARLPVYLIIIALVIPDGTFLGLSYRALTLMLLYLLGFGMSIFSAMVLHKILQIKSRTFFVIEMPNYKLPLFKNVAYTVWEKTKSFVYGAGKIILAISVILWVLGSYGLSDNFKNAEEIVKNRINTVGYSEFNQDHISDEIAIYTGELFTNYPTLEGNAIKDSIATRTAALKLKAENEEIASFKLEHSFIGYAGKAIEPIVKPLGYDWKIGIAVITSFAAREVFVGTLATIYSVGNDEEETIKNRMAAEVNPWNNKPLFNLASGVSLLLFYAFAMQCMSTLAIVKRETNSWKWPAAQLVFMSGFAYIVALIAYQLLK, encoded by the coding sequence ATGAGCAAAAATATTAATGTAGCCTTAATTGGAAATCCTAACACCGGAAAAACATCTGTTTTTAATCAGCTTACAGGGTTAAAACAAAAAGTTGGTAACTACCCAGGTATTACTGTAGAAAAAAAAGAGGGTATTTGTAAATTACCTCGTGGTGTAAAGGCACATATAATAGATTTACCAGGAACATATAGTTTAAATACTACTTCTTTAGATGAAAGTGTTGTTGTTGAATTGCTTTTAAATAAAAACGACAAAGATTTTCCAGATGTTGCCGTAGTTGTAACTGACGTAGAAAACCTAAAAAGAAACTTACTTTTATTTACACAAATAAAAGATCTTAAAATACCTGCCATTTTAGTTATTAATATGGCAGACCGTATGGCTAGAAAAGGTATTACATTAGACATACCTTTACTAGAAGAAAAATTAAACACAAAAATTGCACTTGTTAGTACTAGAAAAGGTGTTGGTATAGACAATTTAAAAGAATTAATTGCAGACTACAAAAACCTATCTACAAAGTCTAACATAGATACAACTACAATTGCTCCTGAATATTTTAACAAACTTAGAGCAGCATTCCCCAAAGAAGATGTATACAAGCTTTGGCTGGTTATTACACAAGATGTAAATTTTATGCCTATAGAGAAAAAACGCATTAAAGATGTTACTTCTTTCTCTATTAAATCTAATACAGAGCTTAAAAAGCTTCAACACAGAGAAACTGTTTTAAGGTATCAGTTTATAAATAATATTTTAAAAGAAACATATAAGGTAGACCTAACAGTTGCAAAAGGTTTTAGAGCTACTTTAGACAAAATTTTAACGCATAAAGTCTATGGCTACTTAATATTCTTTTTAATACTATTAGTTATTTTTCAAGCAATTTACGAGTGGAGTAGCTACCCAATGGATTTTATAGACGAGTCTTTTGCGCAAATGAGCGAATGGACAAAAATGACGCTACCTGCAGGGGATTTTACCAACCTTTTAGCAGAAGGCATTATAGCCGGCATAGGTGGTGTTGTAATTTTTATACCACAAATTGCTTTTCTATTCTTATTTATATCTCTGCTTGAAGAAAGTGGATATATGAGTAGAGTTGTGTTTTTAATGGATAAGCTTATGCGCCCATTTGGACTAAGCGGTAAGTCTGTAGTTCCTTTAATTTCTGGTACTGCTTGTGCTATACCAGCGGTTATGGCAACAAGAACTATTGAAAACTGGAAAGAACGCTTAATAACCATTCTTGTAACACCATTTACAACCTGTTCTGCACGTTTACCCGTATACTTAATAATTATTGCCTTAGTTATACCAGATGGCACATTTTTAGGCCTTAGTTATCGCGCACTAACCTTAATGCTATTGTACCTATTAGGCTTTGGAATGTCTATTTTCTCTGCAATGGTTTTACATAAAATATTACAAATTAAAAGTAGAACATTTTTTGTTATAGAAATGCCTAACTACAAACTTCCGCTGTTTAAAAATGTAGCTTATACTGTTTGGGAAAAAACAAAAAGTTTTGTGTATGGTGCTGGTAAAATAATTTTAGCAATCTCTGTTATCTTATGGGTTTTAGGATCATATGGCTTATCTGACAATTTTAAAAACGCAGAAGAAATTGTTAAAAACAGAATAAATACGGTTGGCTATTCTGAATTTAACCAAGACCACATTAGTGACGAAATAGCAATTTACACAGGTGAGCTTTTTACCAATTACCCAACGTTAGAGGGTAACGCTATTAAAGATTCTATAGCTACACGCACTGCTGCATTAAAATTAAAAGCTGAGAACGAGGAAATAGCTAGTTTTAAATTAGAACATTCTTTTATTGGCTATGCTGGTAAAGCAATAGAACCTATTGTAAAACCTTTGGGTTACGACTGGAAAATTGGTATTGCGGTAATAACATCGTTTGCAGCACGAGAGGTCTTTGTTGGCACATTAGCAACTATTTACAGTGTTGGTAATGACGAAGAAGAAACTATTAAAAACCGAATGGCAGCAGAGGTAAACCCTTGGAATAATAAGCCTTTATTTAATTTAGCGTCTGGAGTATCTCTATTGTTGTTTTACGCCTTTGCAATGCAATGTATGAGCACCTTAGCTATTGTAAAAAGAGAAACTAATAGCTGGAAATGGCCTGCAGCACAACTAGTTTTTATGAGTGGCTTTGCATACATAGTAGCACTTATTGCATATCAACTTTTAAAATAA
- a CDS encoding DNA cytosine methyltransferase, with amino-acid sequence MAVKEQFLRIEDVALQLGVSQKIIRKHIHSGALKSTKTFGVHYLSPKDVAVFKKSDALTISPNKESLKKASKSIKTDVVNWTDISKNWEKPSKTKLTSADLFCGAGGMAKGFEMAGFTQVGGLDWFKEAGMTYRENFKHPHILGDITERSVKDEFINTVKDSLNGESLTVLSGGFPCQGFSMSGSRIVEDERNSLYKDMLQIIEELQPQFIVAENVKGLRSMLKGKVEDKIKEDIANLGYEVNVTVLNAANYYVPQKRERIIFVANRIGKKNLHPKPLLSPENYITTKEAIEDLVKLKDDASFNHVRAKHSDAMKERLGKVPEGKSLYDNYSDSWKKCPWNEASCTIKENHGGVNIHPIESRVITVREMARLQSFPDDFIFKGAKGKQMVQIGNAVPPLLAKAIALAVRETLGV; translated from the coding sequence ATGGCGGTTAAAGAGCAATTTTTACGTATTGAAGATGTAGCGTTACAGTTAGGTGTTTCTCAAAAAATAATTAGGAAACACATACATTCTGGTGCTCTTAAATCTACAAAAACTTTTGGTGTACATTATTTAAGTCCTAAAGATGTAGCTGTTTTTAAAAAGAGTGATGCACTAACTATTTCTCCAAATAAAGAGTCGCTTAAAAAGGCCTCTAAATCTATAAAGACTGATGTTGTAAACTGGACAGATATATCTAAAAATTGGGAGAAACCTTCTAAAACCAAACTTACTTCTGCAGATTTGTTTTGTGGCGCAGGTGGTATGGCAAAAGGTTTTGAAATGGCTGGTTTTACACAGGTTGGCGGTTTAGATTGGTTTAAGGAGGCAGGTATGACATACCGAGAAAACTTTAAGCACCCACATATTTTAGGAGATATTACAGAAAGGAGTGTTAAGGATGAATTTATAAATACAGTTAAAGATTCGCTTAATGGTGAGTCATTAACTGTTTTGTCTGGCGGATTTCCTTGTCAGGGGTTTAGTATGTCTGGTAGTCGTATAGTAGAGGATGAGCGCAATTCTTTGTATAAAGATATGTTGCAAATTATTGAAGAGTTACAGCCCCAGTTTATAGTAGCCGAAAACGTAAAAGGTTTACGATCTATGCTAAAGGGCAAAGTAGAAGATAAAATAAAAGAAGATATTGCTAACCTAGGTTATGAGGTAAATGTTACTGTGTTAAATGCAGCTAATTATTACGTGCCTCAAAAAAGAGAACGTATAATTTTTGTGGCTAACCGAATAGGGAAAAAGAATTTACACCCTAAACCATTATTGTCACCAGAAAATTACATTACCACTAAAGAGGCAATAGAGGATTTGGTAAAGTTGAAAGACGACGCTAGTTTTAATCACGTTAGAGCAAAGCATAGTGATGCTATGAAAGAGCGCTTGGGTAAAGTGCCAGAGGGTAAAAGTTTGTATGATAATTATTCGGATTCTTGGAAAAAATGCCCTTGGAATGAAGCTAGCTGTACTATAAAAGAAAACCACGGTGGTGTAAATATACATCCAATAGAGTCTAGAGTTATTACCGTACGCGAAATGGCTAGACTACAATCTTTTCCGGACGATTTTATTTTTAAAGGAGCAAAAGGAAAACAAATGGTGCAAATAGGAAACGCTGTACCGCCTTTATTAGCAAAAGCAATTGCTTTAGCGGTTAGAGAAACCTTAGGAGTGTAA
- a CDS encoding metallophosphoesterase: protein MSSFTRLTRAYNKSKIVSFDDSSKLILFSDCHRGDNSFADDFANNRNIYYHALQHYFKEGYSYFELGDGDELWENTSFESIFTAHKNIYGLLREFHLQNRLFMIWGNHDMVYKDPSYVKKHLSSYFEPIDGKDKDLFIGITYHEGIVLKHKDTQQELFLTHGHQADWWNYTFWRVGRFLVRVLWKPLQVWGIADPTSPAKNHQELIKVEKRIKRWILQNNEKLTVVGHTHRPRFPEPGDIPFFNDGSCVHPRSITGIEIENGKISLIKWQIATTEDGTLRVVRVLLEGPQKLTDYQRAKQ from the coding sequence ATGTCTTCTTTTACTAGATTAACCAGAGCGTATAATAAGTCTAAAATAGTATCTTTTGATGATAGCTCTAAGTTAATACTTTTTAGTGACTGTCATAGAGGAGATAATAGTTTTGCAGATGATTTTGCAAATAATAGAAACATTTACTACCACGCATTACAACATTATTTTAAAGAAGGTTATAGTTATTTTGAGTTGGGAGATGGTGATGAGCTTTGGGAGAACACATCTTTTGAGTCTATTTTTACGGCACATAAAAACATATATGGTTTATTAAGAGAGTTTCATTTACAAAATAGATTGTTTATGATTTGGGGAAACCATGATATGGTGTACAAAGACCCTAGTTATGTAAAAAAGCATTTGTCTAGTTATTTTGAGCCAATAGATGGTAAAGACAAAGATTTATTTATTGGTATAACTTATCATGAAGGTATTGTTTTAAAGCATAAAGATACTCAACAAGAACTTTTTTTAACACACGGACACCAAGCAGATTGGTGGAACTATACGTTTTGGCGTGTAGGGAGATTTTTAGTGCGTGTACTTTGGAAGCCGTTACAGGTTTGGGGTATAGCAGATCCTACTAGTCCGGCTAAAAATCACCAAGAATTAATAAAGGTTGAAAAACGAATTAAACGTTGGATATTGCAAAACAATGAAAAGCTTACAGTTGTAGGGCATACGCATAGACCTCGTTTTCCGGAACCAGGAGATATTCCTTTTTTTAATGATGGTAGTTGCGTTCACCCAAGAAGCATTACAGGTATAGAGATAGAAAATGGTAAAATATCGTTAATTAAATGGCAGATTGCAACTACAGAAGATGGTACGTTGCGGGTGGTGCGTGTGCTGTTAGAAGGGCCACAAAAATTAACAGATTACCAACGAGCAAAACAGTAA
- a CDS encoding GAF domain-containing protein has product MKFENEIELPLKSLVSFDKLLKQYDKMAVGNDLFLAQKARFILNYQKPYPELRDGFTDLTLLDKHKDVINVILQDTFSEVLTKNEIKAASLPYANVIFNSSERFKKIIEDAGEGFELEIKNVEERLNYIMASTVILNFHYGFNLDFRRPMFYEIPDKNGVMRHYRILYNADFIDIKPNKNAKKLTQADVDELLENFDNLELWKEKIPPNSFTSKGFVISNMFDVTAEHSISEIKSSLISSDKRGSEFFMEDFQNTFKSLFGLPNLKVGFSIHNSKEDTFEKVHGIGIESFILNKSANVDCKTALCKNTYETILKEHKYFVISDLDKYAKSAPDNNLYATLAEQGIKSAIIAPISDGKQLLGVLELASTKRYNLNNVNAQKLQDVMPYIVTAVLRSKAEEENLIEAVIQQECTTVHSSVLWRFENEAIRFIRADAEGLDPTFKEIVFKDVHPLYGQIDIKDSSTFRNNSIQKDLLIQLTEVNNVLTKAWEINKLHIYEELLFRSNSYLDEVKEILNTNSEQTILEFIKKEIAPVFKHLKNTEPKIANLINTYEEGIDPNTGSYYDHRKNYDQSVMKINEKLAQVLDKKQVEAQEMFPHYFERYKTDGVEHNIYIGESISQSKEYNPFYLKNLRLWQLQVMYDMENEYYNLKPKLPIALDVASLLLVYNTSLSIRFRMDEKRFDVDGTYNARYEVIKKRIDKSYIKGTNERLTQKGKLSIVYSQKKDELEYLRYIRFLRSKGYFSKNVEVLELEGLQGVAGLKAIRVEILYKKDKESKETYTYDDLMHELKH; this is encoded by the coding sequence ATGAAATTTGAAAACGAAATAGAGTTACCACTAAAAAGTCTTGTCAGTTTTGATAAGCTTCTTAAACAGTACGATAAAATGGCTGTTGGTAATGACCTGTTCCTTGCCCAAAAAGCAAGATTTATTTTAAATTACCAAAAACCTTACCCAGAACTACGTGATGGTTTTACAGATTTAACTTTACTTGATAAACATAAAGATGTTATTAATGTTATTCTACAAGATACTTTCTCTGAGGTACTAACTAAGAATGAAATAAAAGCAGCATCCTTACCCTATGCAAACGTAATTTTTAACTCGTCTGAGAGATTTAAAAAAATTATAGAGGATGCAGGTGAAGGTTTTGAACTTGAAATTAAAAACGTAGAAGAAAGATTAAATTATATTATGGCAAGTACCGTAATATTGAATTTTCATTATGGTTTTAATTTAGACTTTAGAAGACCTATGTTTTATGAAATTCCGGATAAAAACGGAGTTATGAGACACTATAGAATATTGTATAATGCAGATTTTATAGATATTAAACCAAACAAAAATGCTAAAAAACTAACACAAGCAGATGTAGATGAACTATTAGAAAACTTTGATAATCTAGAACTATGGAAAGAAAAAATTCCGCCAAATAGTTTTACATCTAAAGGTTTTGTAATTTCTAATATGTTTGATGTTACAGCAGAGCACTCAATCTCCGAAATAAAATCTAGTCTTATTTCAAGTGACAAAAGAGGCTCTGAGTTTTTTATGGAAGACTTCCAAAATACATTTAAGTCGTTATTTGGCCTTCCTAATTTAAAAGTTGGTTTTTCTATACATAATAGCAAAGAAGATACTTTTGAAAAAGTACACGGAATAGGTATAGAAAGTTTTATACTTAATAAAAGTGCCAATGTAGATTGTAAAACTGCATTGTGTAAAAACACTTATGAGACAATTTTAAAAGAGCATAAATACTTTGTAATTTCAGACTTAGATAAATATGCCAAATCAGCTCCAGATAACAACCTATATGCTACACTTGCAGAACAAGGAATAAAAAGTGCAATTATAGCACCAATATCTGATGGCAAACAATTGCTTGGTGTTTTAGAATTAGCGTCTACAAAAAGATACAACTTAAACAATGTTAACGCGCAAAAATTACAAGATGTAATGCCATACATTGTAACAGCTGTTTTACGTTCTAAAGCTGAAGAAGAAAACCTTATTGAAGCTGTAATACAACAAGAATGTACTACAGTACACTCTTCTGTTCTTTGGAGGTTTGAAAACGAAGCAATACGCTTTATTAGAGCAGATGCTGAAGGTCTAGACCCTACATTTAAAGAAATTGTTTTTAAAGATGTACACCCTCTTTATGGTCAAATAGACATTAAAGATTCATCTACATTTAGAAATAATTCTATACAAAAAGACCTTTTAATACAACTAACCGAAGTAAACAATGTACTTACTAAGGCTTGGGAAATTAATAAATTACACATTTATGAAGAATTATTGTTTAGAAGCAATAGTTATTTAGATGAAGTAAAAGAAATTTTAAATACAAATAGCGAGCAAACTATATTAGAGTTCATAAAAAAGGAGATAGCTCCTGTTTTTAAACACTTAAAAAATACAGAGCCTAAAATTGCAAATTTAATTAACACTTACGAAGAAGGTATAGACCCTAATACTGGGTCTTACTATGATCATAGGAAAAACTATGACCAAAGTGTTATGAAGATTAACGAGAAACTTGCTCAGGTTTTAGACAAAAAACAAGTGGAAGCACAAGAAATGTTTCCGCATTATTTTGAGCGCTATAAGACAGATGGTGTGGAACACAATATCTACATTGGAGAATCTATATCACAGAGTAAAGAATACAATCCTTTTTACCTAAAAAACTTAAGGTTGTGGCAGTTGCAGGTAATGTATGATATGGAAAATGAGTACTACAACCTAAAACCAAAACTACCAATAGCATTAGATGTTGCATCTTTATTATTAGTTTATAACACATCTTTATCTATTAGATTTAGAATGGATGAAAAACGTTTTGATGTAGATGGCACATATAATGCCAGATATGAGGTTATTAAAAAACGTATAGACAAATCTTATATAAAAGGAACTAACGAAAGGTTAACCCAAAAAGGAAAACTTTCTATTGTTTACTCTCAGAAAAAAGATGAGTTAGAGTACTTACGCTACATTCGTTTTTTACGCTCTAAAGGATATTTTTCTAAAAATGTAGAAGTACTAGAGCTAGAAGGCCTACAAGGTGTTGCTGGTTTAAAAGCAATACGTGTAGAAATTTTATACAAAAAAGATAAAGAGTCTAAAGAAACATACACTTATGATGATTTAATGCACGAGTTAAAGCATTAA
- a CDS encoding Pycsar system effector family protein codes for MANIIQETEDYVISLLTNELSSSFLYHNIRHTQRVVKSTQELLDFYKLDVKEHDDLLLAAWFHDAGYTKSAKEHEERSCDIAREFLKGKSFEEKRIENICNLILATKKGYEPKNLQEEIIRDADGSHLGKESYLETTEMLREELSLLGLVDYSPAEWRDTNIRMFQTKHRFYTEYAIKNWQETKDDNLAKLIKARKKMKKLVKKEKVKAQYKSEFKDKSPERGVQTMYRVTMRNHLKLSDIADTKANILLSVNAIIISLVLADLMPKLDSPSNKYLILPTALFMFFSVISMVLSIIATRPNITSGQFTKEDVDNKKVNLLFFGNFHKMKLEDYEWAMKELIKDQSYVYSSLTKDLYFLGLVLDRKYKLLRWTYAIFMFGMIVSVLSFFLALHFYGPREAVIL; via the coding sequence ATGGCAAATATTATTCAGGAAACCGAAGATTATGTAATTAGTCTATTAACCAACGAGTTAAGCTCTAGTTTTTTGTACCACAACATTAGGCATACTCAACGTGTTGTCAAAAGTACGCAAGAATTGTTAGATTTTTATAAGTTAGACGTAAAAGAGCATGACGACTTACTTTTAGCAGCGTGGTTTCATGATGCAGGTTACACTAAGAGTGCTAAAGAACATGAAGAGCGTAGTTGTGATATTGCTCGTGAATTTTTAAAAGGAAAATCTTTTGAGGAAAAACGAATAGAAAATATTTGTAATTTAATTTTAGCAACTAAAAAAGGCTATGAGCCTAAAAACCTTCAGGAGGAAATTATTAGAGATGCAGATGGGTCTCATTTAGGAAAAGAAAGTTACTTAGAGACTACAGAAATGCTAAGGGAAGAATTATCATTATTAGGATTAGTAGATTATTCCCCAGCAGAGTGGAGAGATACTAACATAAGAATGTTTCAGACCAAACATAGGTTTTATACAGAGTATGCTATTAAAAACTGGCAAGAAACCAAAGATGATAACTTGGCTAAATTAATTAAGGCTAGGAAGAAAATGAAGAAGCTGGTAAAAAAGGAAAAAGTTAAGGCGCAATATAAATCAGAATTTAAAGACAAGAGTCCGGAAAGAGGTGTGCAAACTATGTATAGGGTTACTATGCGTAACCACTTAAAGTTAAGCGATATTGCAGATACTAAAGCAAATATTTTACTGTCTGTAAATGCTATAATTATTTCTTTAGTATTGGCAGATTTAATGCCAAAACTAGATAGCCCTTCTAATAAGTACTTAATACTCCCTACGGCTTTGTTTATGTTTTTTAGTGTAATATCTATGGTTTTGTCTATAATTGCTACAAGACCAAATATTACAAGCGGACAGTTTACTAAAGAAGATGTAGATAATAAAAAAGTAAACTTATTGTTTTTTGGTAATTTTCATAAAATGAAACTAGAGGATTATGAGTGGGCTATGAAAGAGTTAATTAAAGATCAGTCCTATGTATATTCTTCCCTAACTAAAGATTTGTACTTTTTAGGATTGGTTTTAGATAGAAAATATAAATTGTTAAGGTGGACCTATGCTATTTTTATGTTTGGAATGATAGTCTCTGTATTGTCTTTCTTTTTAGCATTACATTTTTATGGGCCAAGGGAAGCAGTAATATTGTAG